The DNA region GGAGGGTGGCGATGCGGGGATGGATGAACGCCGAGCGCTGCCAGCCCACCGCCACGAACAGGGCCAGCGCTCCCCCGAGGGAGATGACGCTCTCCCACCGCGACGCCTGGACGTCGTCCGGGGGGGTCAGCGGCATCCTCACCAGGTTAAGGAGGGGGCGGTGGGGGAGGCATCGTGCGGCGGTACCTTCGCCCGTCATACCGGAGTATGAGCCCGGACCGTGCCGGGGGACGATGCGCCCGGACGGTACGGGACCGCACAATGCGGTCATGGCCGTGTCCGCCCGTCCCGCCGCTTCCCCGGAGCCCGCCGCCCGCCCCACCCCGTCGCCGCCCGCCGCAGGCGACCCGGCGCCCGTCGTCGTACGGGCCCGCGGCCTGCGGATGTCCTACGGGCCCCGTGAGGTCCTCCGGGGGGTGGACCTGGAGGTGCGGCGCGGCGAGATCTTCGCCTTCCTCGGCCCCAACGGCGCCGGCAAGACCACGACCGTCGAGATCCTGGAGGGCTACCGGCGCCCGGCCGCGGGCCAGGTCGAGGTGCTCGGGGCCGACCCGCTCACCGCCGACGGGCACTGGCGGAGCCGGGTCGGCGTGGTGCTCCAGTCGTGCCCGCCCGAGCCCCTCCTGACGGTGGCCGAGACCCTGCACCTGTACGCCGGCTTCTACGACCGCCCGCTGCCTGTCGACCAGGTCCTGGCCCTGGTCGGGCTGACCGGGCACGCCGGCATCCGCACCGAGCGCCTGTCCGGGGGCCAGCAGCGCCGCCTCGACGTGGCCCTGGCGCTGGTCGGCGATCCCGAGCTGATCTTCCTCGACGAGCCGACCACCGGCTTCGACCCCGCCGCCCGGCGGGCGGCGTGGGAGGTGGTCTCGGGCCTGCGCAGCCTCGGCAAGACCATCTTCCTCACGACCCACTATCTCGAGGAGGCCGATGCCCTGGCCGACCGCATCGCCGTGATCGTCGACGGCCGCATCGTGGCCGAGGGCACGCCCGCCTCTCTCGGCGGGCGGGACGCCGCCG from Acidimicrobiales bacterium includes:
- a CDS encoding ABC transporter ATP-binding protein, with product MAVSARPAASPEPAARPTPSPPAAGDPAPVVVRARGLRMSYGPREVLRGVDLEVRRGEIFAFLGPNGAGKTTTVEILEGYRRPAAGQVEVLGADPLTADGHWRSRVGVVLQSCPPEPLLTVAETLHLYAGFYDRPLPVDQVLALVGLTGHAGIRTERLSGGQQRRLDVALALVGDPELIFLDEPTTGFDPAARRAAWEVVSGLRSLGKTIFLTTHYLEEADALADRIAVIVDGRIVAEGTPASLGGRDAAASRIGFRAPIDSPRSLPPRWRRRAQVAGGRVELLSEDPLVHLAELAAWAATAGVEVSELSVRQPTLEDVYLRLTAGTGEVS